A segment of the Bacillus pseudomycoides genome:
TAAATCCTCAATAGAACGACATCGATAGCTTTCAGTATTCGTTTTAAAGCTCGGTTGCAGCGATAAATAAGCAGCAGCTTCAGTGTCGTCAGGTATTGTGCTACACACCGGACATAAAGGATCAGGAAGAAACAAATGGCGTGAACATTGAAAGGTTCGCATGTTAAGGAAAATGAGTTCTTCAGTTAAAGAGGTGTGACCTTCTGTTATTATTTTTTCTGTTTCAGCATGAATAAGATGACACATTTGTAGTAATCCAGTTTGCGTTGCACATATATCTCGTTGTACGTCATCATCTATCTTTAAGGAATGTTTCTGCTGTAACTCCCACATTTCTTTTTGATCAAAGCCAGCTATAAACCGCCTTGCATCAGCACAATGGGAACATCCTGTTGTATGTGGCTGAACATAAGGACCAATGATACCCTCACCGAATGAAGTGAAGCCCCGAAGCCAAGGAATGTTAGCGGATCGAAATATTTGTTCAGCTTCATGATGTATAGAGGGAGGAGAACCATCGTGTAATACGAGAGCAAGATGAATATTTTCAGGAAGTGGTTCTTCAAGTGTGTTTTGATGAATGGTAGGGTAATGAATAGACAATTGCTGATTTACATAGTTTGCAAGTAAGCCATCTCCTACAATTAATATTTTACGATCCATTAGTCCACCTCCTCTTTTATTACCATACCAATTACACTACCTAATCCTTCTTTTAAAAATGGTTCAATTGCCAGGTCGAGGACGTAGGGATGAAGATTATGCTCTTTTAAATTCTGTAAAGCCAGCTGTAAGAATTTTAATGGTGGAATTTCTTCTTCTTTTTGTACTACAACTCTAAACGAATTTGCATCGTGCAGAAGGGTAGATGATTCCCATAATATAGTAGAGTTATAGGGAATTTCATAGTTTTGGATATGAAGTAGTGCTTGTTGTAATGCGCCTCTTAGCGCTAATGTCATATTTAGGTTAGTATTGCCATACCACTGGTTGTGTATGCCGACCCAAATAACAGGGAAACCTATTACATCTTTACCAATTCCTATCTTTGGTTCCTCATGTATCGCGGAGAGTGCACGTAAATAAAATTGGCAATGTTTGTCGTGAATTTCTGTTAGTTGTAGTAGCGTAATTTCTTCTGTTGTGCTCAACTGCCTCGTTTGTAATGTATGTGTTAAATGATTTTGTAGTGCGCGATAAACGCCTTCTACCATAGTTTCTCCTGCTCCAATTCCAATGAATTCATCTTGATCAGGGATAAGGAAATTCACCATCTCGGTTACATATGTTTCAATTCCAGTTAGACCTGCCTCGCGGCGCGCTTCGTCATGAGTTAATCCCCCGCAAATTATAGAAGAGAGGAGAGATGTCGGTCCTTCTGATAATGGATTTGCGACTTGAATATAGCACTGGGACAGCGGTAATTGCTTTAAATTTTGTTCATCCCATAAGTGAAAAATCCCAGAGATTCTGGAAGCTAATTGGTCAAAAAAAAGAAAAAGTTCATTCGAATGTTTTTCGTCTGCATGTCGTTCGAGTGTTTCATCAAGGTCTTGTATCAATTCAATCGTAAAAGTTTCAGTGGCTATAAGTGGGTGTTTTATAAATGGATGCCAATTGCCTTCAAGTGTTTCTAAATCTAATAGAAAGAATTGCTTGTTTTTCTTCCTATTTGAGGAACCTGTAACATGTTTGAATAACTCAAAAACAATTGTATTTGCTAACATAGCACCAGCAATTGGGGAGAAGGAATCTGATATTTGATCTTTTTGAAGAGCAATCTCATGTATACGGTGCCATGCTGATTCCCAGCATTCTTCAGAATCAGAAGTAATGACAGGACCAGCTAAGCCTACGTGCTGTAAACATAAAGCAGGAAGAAAGTTTTTCTTTTCTTCTCTACAAATTGCATGTATAGCTCTTAGTTTTTCGATATTGCCATTTTGAGATACATATAGAATCCAATCAAAGGGCTGAAAAACTTCCTGCAAAGAACAATCGGTCGTTGTATCTATTTCTTGAACAAGTACATCAGAATCGGTAGCATATGCTTTTTGTATAAGTTCACTTAGCCGAGAAAGGTTTGTTTCATCAGGATCTGTCACTAAATAGTGAAACTCAGGTAAACCAGATTCAAGTAAAGAAGAAATTAATGAAGTGAAAATAGATCCGGATCCAATTGCTAAGACTTTAGATTGTCGATACATTTGGAAATTCAGGGCACCTGAGTGAGAGTAAGCTTCTAAAAATTCAATTTGTGATGCATATCGATTAAGTAGTGTATCCTCTAATTGGTGAGGAGCATCTTGACTCACATCACGTACAAAACCATTTTGGTACAAAACTTCTCCAATTTCAAATACTCTATTTTGATAAGGGAGGGGGAGACCATTTGTTAGTTCTTCTAAAGTGTGATCTCCATTAAACATAGGCATTAATTTTTCAATCCACTCATAGATACCATCACCCTGCATCCGAAATGAACTGGAGTTGTTTCGAAAATAGACACCCCCGTTTGAATCGGGGAGGAAAAAGGTATCCTTGTTCATTTTTAGCTTTGTGGAAGTTGGCAGCGTGCTCATTTTATTCCTCCTTATCAGTAAATTTGTTATAGGCACACATTATTAGTGTATGTAGTATGATTTGTCCTTTATGCAATCTAAAAGATTGCTATTTAATAAAAAAAGCTGTAGAAAGGCCGAATGTATCGACTCTTTCTACAGCCATGTATATTTAGAAAGTTAATCAACCTTCTAATAATAATGATTTTGGATCTTCAAGCATTTCTTTAACAGCAACAAGGAAGCTAACTGCTTCTTTACCATCGACGATGCGGTGGTCGTAAGATAGAGCAATGTACATCATCGGACGGTTTTCCATACGTTCTGCATCAATTGCAACTGGTCTTACTTGAATTTTATGCATTCCAAGAATACCTACTTGTGGGCTGTTTAGGATAGGTGTTGACATAAGGGAGCCGAACACACCACCGTTTGTAATTGTAAATGTACCACCTTGGAGTTCTTTTAATGTAAGTTTGTTATCACGTGCTTTTTTACCTAGATTACGAATTTCGCTTTCAATTTCAGCGAAGTTCAATTGGTTTGCATCGCGTACAACTGGAACAACTAAGCCATCTGGAGCTGCTACAGCGATTCCGATGTCATAGAATTTTTTAATGATAAGCTCGTCACCTTGAATTTCAGCATTTAACAATGGGAATTGTTTTAACGCTGCAACAACTGCTTTTGTGAAGAATGACATAAAGCCAAGACGAACATCATGTTTCTTCTCGAATGCATCTTTACGTTCTTTACGTAATTCCATGATTGCAGTCATATCAACTTCGTTAAATGTTGTTAACATTGCAGATGTTTGTTGAACTTCTACAAGACGTTTTGCAATTGTTTGACGGCGGCGGGACATTTTTACGCGCTCAACAGGTTTTTCAAATTCAGTCGTTGCTGCTGGTTTTGGACTTGTTTTTTCTTGTTTAGGCTCTGCTTTTGGTGCAGCAGCATGTGCTTGTACATCGTGTGGTCTCACGCGGCCAAGTGGATCCGTGCTGCGTACTTCATTTAAGTCGATTCCTAATTCACGTGCCATTTTTCTAGCAGCAGGTGATGCGATAGGGCGATCTGTATTTGGAAGACCTTGTAAAGCTGTTTTATTTGGCGTAGCACTTGGAGCTTCAGCTTTCGGTGCTTCAGTAATTTCTTGTTTAGGTTGTTCTGGAGCTGCTGGAGCAGGTGTACTTACTGCAGCTCCATTTGCATCTAAAATTGCAATGATGTCACCAACTTCAACAGTATCCCCAGGCTCTCCTAGTAGCTTCGATACAATACCTGAATCTTCTGCAATGATTTCTACATTGACTTTATCTGTTTCAAGCTCAACAACGCTGCCACCTTTCTCAACTTTGTCGCCTACGTTGATAAGCCATTGCGAGATAGTTCCTTCTGAAATAGATTCTGCAAGCTCAGGTACTTTAATTTCGATCATTTTAAATGTCCTCCCCTTATTTGCCTAACGGTGTGTTTTGTCTTCTTTTCTCTTCGGTAATCTCCAGTTTTCCAGCTTGATTGGGCAGAAATTCTTTACAATTGAGTAGGTAAGGAACTCTGCCCAAATGAGCTAGAGTGAATTGCTTTTTTAGTTGCTATAAACTTCTATTTCTTGTTTATCTTGACGAAAGTTATACTTTGTATCTAATGTGTGTGCAACGATAAGTTCTTGTTCTGCACGGTGCGCATGTGGGTCGCCACCTGAAGGGCTTGAGCGGTCTGGGCGTCCAATATAACCTGTTTTTACTTTATCTCCAGCAAGTTCAAACAGAATTGGAGCCATGTAATGCCATGCACCCATGTTTCTTGGCTCTTCTTGTACCCAAATGATTTCTTCTAAGTTTTTAAAGCGTTTCATAATAGATTGAACTTTTTCAGCAGGGAATGGGTACAATTGCTCGATACGAACAATGTGAACTTCATCTAAATTGTACTCATGTTTACCAGATTCAATTTCTGCTGCTAAGTCAATTGCCATTTTACCAGTTGTTAAAACAAGACGTTTTACTTTCGTTGGTTTTGTACCAAGGTTTTCTTGTTCTAACGCAGGTTGGAAGCGTCCTTCACTTAGTTTGTCACCTGATGAAGTTGTAAGTGGGTGACGTAATAAGCTTTTTGGCGTCATAATGACTAATGGACGAACCGCTTCGGTACCAAGAATTGATGCTTGACGGCGTAAAATATGGAAGTATTGTGCCGCGCTTGTTAAGTTTGCAACAGTCCAGTTATTTTCTGCAGCTAGTTGTAAGAAACGTTCTGGACGTGCACTAGAGTGCTCTGGCCCTTGACCTTCATAACCATGAGGTAGAAGAAGAACTAGACCTGATTTTTGACCCCATTTTGCTCTTCCTGCTGAAACATATTGATCAAATAATGCTTGCGCAGTATTTGAGAAGTCACCGTACTGCGCTTCCCACATAACTAAAGTTTCTGGAGCGAACACGTTATAGCCGTACTCATACCCAACAACAGCAGCTTCAGATAACGGACTGTTATGAACTGAGAAAGATGCATTGATATTTGGTAATCGGTGCAACGGTGAATATGTTTCGTTTGTTTCTGTATCATGTAGTACGATATGACGGTGTGCGAACGTACCACGCTGTGAATCTTGACCAGTTAAACGAATTGGCGTACCTTCTTGTAAAATAGAAGCGAATGCTAAAGATTCTGCAAGTGCCCATTCAATTTTACCGTTCTCTTCAAGAGCATCTTTACGGCGCTCAAGAATCTTTTTCACTTTCGGATATACGTTAAAGCCTTCTGGCCAAGTTAAAAGCCCTTCGTTAATTGCGCGAAGTGTTTCAAGTGGAAGACCAGTATCAATCGGCTGAATTCCTTTCGCAACAACGTCTGGAACTGTAACGTGAATTGCTGCGTCACTTGTATCTGCTGGTGGTACTTGTGCATATTCAGCTTTTAATTGCTCTTGTATAAACTGAGTAATTGTTTCAATCTCATCTGTATTTAGAACGCCAGCAGCTTCTAATTGGCTCGCATATAAAGCTCTTACAGTTGGATGGTTTTTAATTTTTTTATAAACTTGTGGTTGCGTAACTGCTGGGTCATCCATTTCGTTATGACCGTAACGACGGTAACCGATTAAATCGATTAAGAAGTCTTTTTTGAACAGCATACGATATTGAATTGCAAGGTCAGCAGCTGCAAGACAAGCTTCTGGATCGTCAGCATTTACATGGACGATTGGAATATCAAAACCTTTTGCAAGGTCGCTTGAGTATTTTGTAGAGCGAGAATCATAGCTATCTGTTGTAAAGCCAACTGAATTATTTGCAATAACATGAATTGTTCCACCAGTTTGGTATGCATTCAATCTGCTTAAGTTTAATGTTTCAGATACAATACCTTGCCCAGGGAATGCAGCATCACCATGAACTAAAATTACGAAAGATTTCGAAACATCTTGTTCAGGGTAACCAGCTTTTTTACGATTTTCCTGAGCGGCACGCGCATAACCTTCAACAACCGGGTTAACAAACTCAAGGTGACTCGGGTTATTTGCTAATGTAACGCGTGTGCTAGCTTCTTCAGAGCCAACAACTTGTTCTCTACCTAAATGGTATTTCACGTCGCCAGTCCAGCCAGCATTACTATTTACACCTTCTATTGTTGCATGTTTAAACTCAGCAAACATATGACTATATGGTTTTTCTAATACATGAGCGAGTACGCTAAGGCGACCGCGGTGAGCCATACCGATCATAACGTCATCTACGCCATTCTTAGCACCTTCTGAAATGATTTTATCCAGTACAGGTACAAGCATATCAACGCCTTCTATAGAGAAACGTTTTTGACCTACAAACGTTTTATGCAAAAATTGCTCGAAACCTTCAACTGCTGTTAATCGTTTTAAAAGAGCAGTTCGTTTTTTATTTGGTAGTGGTTGACGCAATGAATTTGATTCCACCATTTGATGCAACCACACACGTTCTTCGCTATCTTGTATATGAGAAAATTCATAGGCTAAAGATTTTGTATAAACATCTTTTAATCTATGAATTACATCAAGAGCTGTGTGAATACCATTTGGTGCATCTGGCCATACTGTTTTCGCTGGAATCGCTTTCAAATCTTCATCGCTTAAGTCCTGCATTGCTGTATGAATAAGGGATTGTCCATCGGTAGGATCTTCCATCGGATTAATATGAGCGGATAGATGCCCGAATGAACGAATGTTTTCTACAACTTGAACCACTTTAAGAATTTTTTCAATGTTTCCTGTACCTTGAGGAGAAAAATTTGTTTCTTTGTTGTCCCCTGTTACGACATTAGCTTGGAATGAAGGAGCCCCAAAAGTTTCAAAAAGCTCTTGTAATTCCGGATCAACAGAACCTTCATTAGTCACGTAACGATCATACTGTTCAATAACATAGCCAAGGTTCGGACCATGGAATTTGGCCCAAGGGTTTGTCGCTGTATTCTTCCTCGTCATTTGTTTAAACCTCCCAATGCATATATTCCTTTTTTCGTGTGAAAAGGATGCATTTCACTCTTTTCATAATTGATGAATGTAAATGTTATCTTTACTCTTATGTTATTACGATAATTTACATAATACCAAATGTTATTACTTATCCGTTTTGTAAAAAACATTCACAATTACTTATCACCTAAGTTAATCTTTCATGTTATAAATTAAAATTAGGGAAAAAATAGGTGATTTCATCTAGTACATTCATCATTGGAAAAGATTATCCAGATGAAAGTATAAAGGTAATTGTTAGAATTTTTCGTCAAAAACACCTTTGAATTATGTATATTAAAATAATAAGCGCTTTCAAGAATATTATACAACAATATAACGGAATATAGTATAAAAATAAAAGATTATGAATTTATCGTAAACTTTATTTCAATAGTGTTAATTATTGAAAGAAAAAGAAAAATTTGCTTATAAGTGATGATTATGATTTAAAAATGGCTTATAAGTCGTTAGTTTCTGCAAATATAGCAGAAAATTGCTGGAAAACGGTAGCTCATTTCATGCGAATAGGAAGAAAATTTGTATATGTCAAAAAAATAACGTACATATAGCTATATTAATTTTTCTAATTTGAGAAGGATTAATATAACGAAATTTTCCAGTGTAAATTGAAAAAAGACATAAAACTGTTTTTTAGATGGAAGTTCATGCATAGAAGCGTTCGGATCCTCTTTCTGTCCCATGCCAAGTGAAAACAAAGAGAGCGGGGCAGAAATAAGTAAGAAACCTAATATTTTGTTTGTATTCATTCGTTATAATTTACCACCTTGGTTATAAAAATAGTCATTATAAGGAGGGCGTTCCAGTAGGTACG
Coding sequences within it:
- a CDS encoding putative thiazole-containing bacteriocin maturation protein; amino-acid sequence: MSTLPTSTKLKMNKDTFFLPDSNGGVYFRNNSSSFRMQGDGIYEWIEKLMPMFNGDHTLEELTNGLPLPYQNRVFEIGEVLYQNGFVRDVSQDAPHQLEDTLLNRYASQIEFLEAYSHSGALNFQMYRQSKVLAIGSGSIFTSLISSLLESGLPEFHYLVTDPDETNLSRLSELIQKAYATDSDVLVQEIDTTTDCSLQEVFQPFDWILYVSQNGNIEKLRAIHAICREEKKNFLPALCLQHVGLAGPVITSDSEECWESAWHRIHEIALQKDQISDSFSPIAGAMLANTIVFELFKHVTGSSNRKKNKQFFLLDLETLEGNWHPFIKHPLIATETFTIELIQDLDETLERHADEKHSNELFLFFDQLASRISGIFHLWDEQNLKQLPLSQCYIQVANPLSEGPTSLLSSIICGGLTHDEARREAGLTGIETYVTEMVNFLIPDQDEFIGIGAGETMVEGVYRALQNHLTHTLQTRQLSTTEEITLLQLTEIHDKHCQFYLRALSAIHEEPKIGIGKDVIGFPVIWVGIHNQWYGNTNLNMTLALRGALQQALLHIQNYEIPYNSTILWESSTLLHDANSFRVVVQKEEEIPPLKFLQLALQNLKEHNLHPYVLDLAIEPFLKEGLGSVIGMVIKEEVD
- the odhB gene encoding 2-oxoglutarate dehydrogenase complex dihydrolipoyllysine-residue succinyltransferase codes for the protein MIEIKVPELAESISEGTISQWLINVGDKVEKGGSVVELETDKVNVEIIAEDSGIVSKLLGEPGDTVEVGDIIAILDANGAAVSTPAPAAPEQPKQEITEAPKAEAPSATPNKTALQGLPNTDRPIASPAARKMARELGIDLNEVRSTDPLGRVRPHDVQAHAAAPKAEPKQEKTSPKPAATTEFEKPVERVKMSRRRQTIAKRLVEVQQTSAMLTTFNEVDMTAIMELRKERKDAFEKKHDVRLGFMSFFTKAVVAALKQFPLLNAEIQGDELIIKKFYDIGIAVAAPDGLVVPVVRDANQLNFAEIESEIRNLGKKARDNKLTLKELQGGTFTITNGGVFGSLMSTPILNSPQVGILGMHKIQVRPVAIDAERMENRPMMYIALSYDHRIVDGKEAVSFLVAVKEMLEDPKSLLLEG
- a CDS encoding 2-oxoglutarate dehydrogenase E1 component; protein product: MTRKNTATNPWAKFHGPNLGYVIEQYDRYVTNEGSVDPELQELFETFGAPSFQANVVTGDNKETNFSPQGTGNIEKILKVVQVVENIRSFGHLSAHINPMEDPTDGQSLIHTAMQDLSDEDLKAIPAKTVWPDAPNGIHTALDVIHRLKDVYTKSLAYEFSHIQDSEERVWLHQMVESNSLRQPLPNKKRTALLKRLTAVEGFEQFLHKTFVGQKRFSIEGVDMLVPVLDKIISEGAKNGVDDVMIGMAHRGRLSVLAHVLEKPYSHMFAEFKHATIEGVNSNAGWTGDVKYHLGREQVVGSEEASTRVTLANNPSHLEFVNPVVEGYARAAQENRKKAGYPEQDVSKSFVILVHGDAAFPGQGIVSETLNLSRLNAYQTGGTIHVIANNSVGFTTDSYDSRSTKYSSDLAKGFDIPIVHVNADDPEACLAAADLAIQYRMLFKKDFLIDLIGYRRYGHNEMDDPAVTQPQVYKKIKNHPTVRALYASQLEAAGVLNTDEIETITQFIQEQLKAEYAQVPPADTSDAAIHVTVPDVVAKGIQPIDTGLPLETLRAINEGLLTWPEGFNVYPKVKKILERRKDALEENGKIEWALAESLAFASILQEGTPIRLTGQDSQRGTFAHRHIVLHDTETNETYSPLHRLPNINASFSVHNSPLSEAAVVGYEYGYNVFAPETLVMWEAQYGDFSNTAQALFDQYVSAGRAKWGQKSGLVLLLPHGYEGQGPEHSSARPERFLQLAAENNWTVANLTSAAQYFHILRRQASILGTEAVRPLVIMTPKSLLRHPLTTSSGDKLSEGRFQPALEQENLGTKPTKVKRLVLTTGKMAIDLAAEIESGKHEYNLDEVHIVRIEQLYPFPAEKVQSIMKRFKNLEEIIWVQEEPRNMGAWHYMAPILFELAGDKVKTGYIGRPDRSSPSGGDPHAHRAEQELIVAHTLDTKYNFRQDKQEIEVYSN